In one Blastococcus sp. Marseille-P5729 genomic region, the following are encoded:
- a CDS encoding GNAT family N-acetyltransferase, giving the protein MIRPATVDDVPALIGLVRELAEYEREPESAVATEDDFRLALFPPTGEPKVYADVAEIDGEVVGMAIWFYTFSTWTGRHGIWLEDLFVQPAHRGSGLGRALLVGLAKRCVAEGLPRLEWTVLDWNEPALGFYRSLGAVGMDEWTTQRVAGETMIRLAEG; this is encoded by the coding sequence GTGATCCGCCCCGCCACTGTCGACGACGTCCCCGCCCTCATCGGTCTGGTCCGCGAGCTCGCCGAGTACGAGCGCGAGCCCGAGTCGGCGGTCGCCACCGAGGACGACTTTCGCCTCGCGCTCTTCCCTCCGACCGGCGAGCCCAAGGTGTACGCCGACGTCGCCGAGATCGACGGCGAGGTCGTCGGCATGGCGATCTGGTTCTACACCTTCTCGACCTGGACCGGTCGGCACGGCATCTGGCTGGAGGACCTCTTCGTGCAGCCCGCACACCGCGGCAGTGGCCTCGGCCGGGCGCTGCTGGTGGGGCTGGCCAAGCGATGCGTAGCGGAGGGCCTGCCCCGGCTGGAGTGGACGGTGCTGGACTGGAACGAGCCCGCGCTCGGCTTCTACCGCTCGCTCGGAGCCGTCGGCATGGACGAGTGGACGACGCAGCGGGTTGCCGGCGAAACGATGATCCGGCTCGCCGAGGGCTAG
- a CDS encoding acyl-CoA dehydrogenase family protein: MDMTLTPEQEELRSTVRRFTREVVRPVSQHHDETKTFPYDVVKQMGELGLFGLPFPEEYGGMGGDYFTLCIALEELAKVDQSVAMTLEAGCSLGTMPVHLFGTEEQKQEWLPRLTSGEILGAFGLTEPEAGSDAGGTKTTAVLEDGMWRINGSKQFITNSGTDITGLVTVTAVTGVRDGGKKEISAIMIPTPTEGFTAEPAYNKVGWNASDTHPLSMDDVMVPEENLLGERGRGYAQFLRILDEGRIAIAAVATGAAQGCVDESVQYARERKSMGQPIGKYQAIEFKLARMEARAWTARQAYYAAAAKMLSGKPFKKEASIAKMIASEAAMDNARDATQIHGGYGFMNEYVVARHYRDSKILEIGEGTTEVQLMLIARQLGL, from the coding sequence ATGGACATGACCCTCACCCCGGAGCAGGAAGAGCTGCGCAGCACCGTACGGCGATTCACCCGCGAGGTGGTGCGCCCGGTCTCCCAGCATCACGACGAGACCAAGACCTTCCCATACGATGTAGTCAAGCAGATGGGCGAGCTGGGGTTGTTCGGGCTGCCCTTCCCTGAGGAGTACGGCGGAATGGGGGGCGACTACTTCACCCTCTGCATCGCGCTCGAGGAGCTCGCGAAGGTCGATCAGAGCGTCGCGATGACCCTCGAGGCGGGCTGCTCGCTGGGCACCATGCCGGTGCACCTGTTCGGCACCGAGGAGCAGAAGCAGGAGTGGCTGCCCCGGCTCACCAGTGGCGAGATCCTGGGCGCCTTCGGCCTCACAGAGCCCGAGGCCGGGTCGGACGCCGGCGGCACCAAGACCACCGCCGTCCTCGAGGACGGCATGTGGCGGATCAACGGCAGCAAGCAGTTCATCACCAACTCCGGCACCGACATCACCGGCCTGGTCACCGTGACAGCGGTCACCGGCGTCCGCGACGGCGGCAAGAAGGAGATCTCCGCGATCATGATCCCCACGCCGACCGAGGGTTTCACCGCCGAGCCGGCGTACAACAAGGTCGGCTGGAACGCCTCAGATACCCACCCGCTGTCGATGGATGACGTGATGGTGCCCGAGGAGAACCTCCTGGGCGAGCGCGGTCGCGGATACGCGCAGTTCCTGCGGATCCTCGACGAGGGGCGCATCGCGATCGCTGCCGTGGCCACCGGAGCCGCCCAGGGCTGCGTCGACGAGAGCGTGCAGTACGCCCGCGAGCGCAAGTCGATGGGGCAGCCGATCGGCAAGTACCAGGCGATCGAGTTCAAGCTCGCCCGCATGGAGGCCCGCGCGTGGACCGCCCGGCAGGCGTACTACGCCGCGGCGGCGAAGATGCTGTCGGGCAAGCCGTTTAAGAAGGAGGCCTCGATCGCGAAGATGATCGCCTCCGAGGCGGCGATGGACAATGCCCGCGACGCCACCCAGATCCACGGCGGCTACGGCTTCATGAACGAGTACGTCGTCGCGCGTCACTACCGCGACTCGAAGATCCTGGAGATCGGCGAGGGCACCACCGAGGTGCAGCTCATGCTGATCGCGCGGCAGCTCGGGCTGTAG
- a CDS encoding acetyl/propionyl/methylcrotonyl-CoA carboxylase subunit alpha produces MPVFTKVLIANRGEIACRVIRTLRDMGIASVAVYSDADAGAKHVQDADESVHLGPTNARESYLNIQKVIDAARSTGAQAIHPGYGFLAENAEFAKACRDAGITFIGPSPEAIETMGDKISAKLTVQKAGVPVVPGRTEPGMSDDALYEAALEVGFPVLIKPSAGGGGKGMYLVEEEGTLRSSVASARREAASSFGDDTLFLERFVKDPRHIEVQVLADSHGNTIHLGERECSLQRRHQKIIEEAPSALLDEQTRDRIGQAAVDTAAAVAYSGAGTVEFIVSSDKPDEFFFMEMNTRLQVEHPVTEMVTGVDLVEQQILVAAGEQLQIRQDDVTLTGHSIEARVYAENPDREFLPTGGTVLFLKESEQLDLVNAAALDDGRFAFSSFADEHGFEGPEQTVRIDSALITGLQVATTYDPMIAKVIVHGADRAEALDRLDLALSGYTLFGVVTNVNFLRALMSHPKVQTGDLDTGLVGRELDSLVGKPVPREVYLAMAAALFAREAEGALFDEDPWSSVSGWRSGRAPVPMHWAAKSPSGAKVALHALPTNLDDDEEVVLEVTVDDKTSTVRATRYPESIEIDGRRYDYLAELGEDEAWVWVADHGTYLIPRLSPEQELGGLGGPASGEVRSPMPGTVIAVHTEPGAEVAEGEPLIVVEAMKMEHVLNAPVAGTVSDFAFSAGSQVVVDQLLMTVEPAEQ; encoded by the coding sequence GTGCCTGTGTTTACTAAGGTTCTGATCGCTAATCGCGGGGAGATTGCTTGTCGGGTCATCCGCACGCTGCGCGACATGGGGATCGCCAGTGTCGCGGTGTACTCCGACGCGGACGCCGGCGCCAAGCACGTGCAGGACGCCGACGAGTCGGTGCACCTGGGCCCCACGAACGCTCGCGAGTCCTACCTCAACATTCAAAAGGTCATCGACGCCGCCAGAAGCACTGGGGCGCAGGCGATCCACCCGGGCTATGGCTTCCTCGCCGAGAACGCCGAGTTCGCCAAGGCATGTCGGGACGCGGGAATCACCTTCATCGGCCCGTCGCCCGAGGCGATCGAGACGATGGGCGACAAGATCTCCGCGAAGCTCACCGTGCAGAAGGCCGGCGTCCCCGTCGTGCCCGGGCGCACCGAGCCGGGCATGAGCGACGATGCGCTGTACGAGGCTGCGCTCGAGGTCGGCTTCCCCGTGCTGATCAAGCCGTCGGCCGGCGGCGGTGGCAAGGGCATGTACCTGGTCGAGGAGGAGGGCACTCTGCGTTCCTCGGTCGCCTCCGCCCGAAGGGAAGCGGCCTCGTCGTTCGGCGATGACACCCTGTTCCTCGAGCGGTTCGTGAAGGACCCGCGGCACATCGAGGTCCAGGTGCTCGCCGACAGCCACGGCAACACGATTCACCTCGGCGAGCGCGAGTGCTCGCTGCAGCGCCGGCACCAGAAGATCATCGAGGAGGCGCCGTCCGCGCTGCTCGACGAGCAGACCCGCGACCGGATCGGGCAAGCGGCCGTCGACACCGCCGCGGCCGTCGCGTACTCAGGTGCCGGAACGGTCGAGTTCATCGTCAGCAGCGACAAGCCCGACGAGTTCTTCTTCATGGAGATGAACACCCGGCTGCAGGTCGAACACCCGGTGACCGAGATGGTGACCGGCGTCGACCTGGTCGAGCAGCAGATCCTCGTCGCAGCCGGCGAGCAGCTGCAGATCCGGCAGGACGACGTCACGCTCACCGGTCACTCGATCGAGGCCCGTGTCTACGCCGAGAACCCCGACCGGGAGTTCCTGCCCACCGGCGGCACGGTGCTGTTCCTCAAGGAGAGCGAGCAGCTGGATCTCGTCAACGCGGCCGCACTCGACGACGGAAGGTTCGCATTCTCGTCGTTTGCCGACGAGCATGGGTTCGAAGGGCCGGAGCAGACCGTGCGCATCGACTCGGCATTGATCACGGGCCTGCAGGTCGCCACCACGTACGACCCGATGATCGCCAAGGTGATCGTGCACGGCGCGGATCGCGCAGAGGCCCTGGATCGGCTCGATCTCGCCCTCTCCGGTTACACGCTGTTCGGCGTCGTGACGAACGTGAACTTCCTCCGCGCGCTGATGAGCCACCCCAAGGTGCAGACCGGCGATCTCGACACGGGTCTCGTGGGCCGCGAGCTGGACTCGCTGGTCGGCAAGCCGGTCCCGCGCGAGGTCTACCTGGCGATGGCCGCCGCTCTCTTCGCCCGTGAGGCCGAAGGCGCCCTCTTCGACGAGGACCCCTGGAGCTCGGTCAGCGGCTGGCGGTCCGGTCGCGCCCCGGTCCCGATGCACTGGGCCGCGAAGTCGCCGTCCGGTGCCAAGGTCGCCCTCCACGCGCTGCCGACCAACCTCGACGACGACGAGGAGGTGGTCCTCGAGGTCACCGTCGACGACAAGACCAGCACGGTGCGCGCAACCCGCTACCCCGAGTCGATCGAGATCGACGGACGTCGATACGACTATCTCGCCGAGCTCGGCGAGGACGAGGCGTGGGTCTGGGTCGCCGACCACGGGACCTACCTCATACCACGACTGTCCCCGGAGCAGGAGCTCGGCGGCCTCGGCGGCCCCGCCAGCGGCGAGGTTCGCTCGCCGATGCCTGGGACCGTGATCGCCGTCCACACCGAGCCCGGCGCGGAGGTGGCCGAGGGCGAGCCGCTGATCGTCGTCGAAGCCATGAAGATGGAGCACGTGCTCAACGCGCCCGTCGCAGGCACTGTCTCCGACTTCGCCTTCAGCGCCGGCAGCCAGGTCGTCGTCGACCAACTGCTGATGACCGTCGAACCCGCCGAGCAGTAG
- a CDS encoding carboxyl transferase domain-containing protein, with product MRSRLKSQLDPGSEQFQANAEHQRGLAARLREHISAADGGSQASKDRHVGRGKLLPRDRVNHLLDPGAPFLELSPLAAHEMYDGDAPGAGIITGVGRVSGRECVIVANDATVKGGTYYPMTVKKHLRAQEIALQNQLPCIYLVDSGGAFLPKQDEVFPDREHFGRIFFNQATMSAQGIPQLAAVMGSCTAGGAYVPAMADEAVIVRNQGTIFLGGPPLVKAATGEVVTAEDLGGGDLHSKRSGVTDHLATNDEHALRILRDIVAGLGPKGARQWEVEQPEAPALDPESIYGVIPADSRTPYDVREVIARIVDGSYFDEFKKEYGSTLVTGTARIFGHPVGIIGNNGILFSESALKAAHFIQLCDRRRIPLLFLQNITGFMVGREYEAGGIAKNGAKMVNAVATARVPKLTVVLGGSFGAGNYGMCGRAYSPRFMWMWPAAQISVMGGEQAASVLSTVRRDAIEAKGGEWSADEEEQFKAPIRQQYVDQGNAYYSTARLWDDGIIDPIDTRMTLGLALGAVSRAPLAEPSYGIFRM from the coding sequence ATGCGCTCCAGGCTCAAGAGCCAGCTCGACCCGGGCAGCGAGCAGTTCCAGGCCAACGCCGAGCACCAGCGTGGGCTCGCCGCGCGGCTGCGCGAGCACATCAGCGCCGCGGACGGTGGCTCGCAGGCCAGCAAGGACCGGCACGTCGGCCGCGGCAAGCTGCTGCCGCGCGACCGCGTCAACCACCTCCTCGATCCCGGCGCGCCCTTCCTCGAGCTCTCCCCGCTGGCCGCCCACGAGATGTACGACGGCGACGCCCCGGGCGCGGGCATCATCACCGGAGTAGGCCGCGTGTCGGGCCGCGAGTGCGTGATCGTCGCCAACGACGCCACCGTCAAGGGCGGCACCTACTACCCGATGACGGTCAAGAAGCACCTGCGGGCGCAGGAGATCGCGCTGCAGAACCAGCTCCCGTGCATCTACCTCGTCGACTCCGGCGGCGCCTTCCTGCCCAAGCAGGACGAGGTCTTCCCCGACCGTGAGCACTTCGGCCGGATCTTCTTCAACCAGGCCACGATGTCAGCACAGGGCATTCCCCAGCTGGCCGCGGTCATGGGTTCGTGCACCGCCGGCGGCGCCTACGTCCCCGCGATGGCCGACGAGGCCGTCATCGTCCGCAATCAGGGCACGATCTTCCTTGGCGGGCCACCACTGGTGAAGGCCGCTACCGGCGAGGTGGTGACGGCCGAGGACCTCGGCGGCGGCGACCTGCACTCCAAGCGCTCCGGCGTCACCGACCACCTCGCCACGAACGACGAGCACGCGCTGCGCATCCTGCGCGACATCGTTGCGGGGCTTGGACCGAAGGGCGCTCGCCAGTGGGAGGTCGAGCAGCCCGAGGCTCCCGCGCTCGACCCCGAGAGCATCTACGGCGTCATCCCGGCCGACTCACGGACGCCGTACGACGTCCGCGAGGTCATCGCGCGCATCGTCGACGGCTCGTACTTTGACGAGTTCAAGAAGGAGTACGGCAGCACCCTGGTCACCGGCACCGCCCGCATCTTCGGACACCCAGTCGGGATCATCGGCAACAACGGCATCCTGTTCAGCGAGTCCGCGCTGAAGGCCGCGCACTTCATCCAGCTGTGCGACCGCCGCCGGATCCCGCTGCTGTTCCTGCAGAACATCACCGGCTTCATGGTCGGCCGCGAGTACGAGGCCGGCGGCATCGCCAAGAACGGCGCCAAGATGGTCAACGCCGTCGCCACCGCCCGCGTCCCCAAGCTCACCGTCGTCCTCGGCGGATCGTTCGGCGCCGGCAACTACGGCATGTGCGGACGCGCCTACTCCCCCCGCTTCATGTGGATGTGGCCGGCCGCACAGATCTCCGTCATGGGTGGCGAGCAGGCGGCGTCAGTGCTCTCGACCGTCCGCCGCGACGCGATCGAGGCCAAGGGCGGAGAGTGGTCGGCGGACGAAGAGGAGCAGTTCAAGGCCCCGATCCGCCAGCAGTACGTCGACCAGGGCAACGCCTACTACTCGACCGCTCGGCTGTGGGACGACGGAATCATCGACCCCATCGACACCCGGATGACCCTCGGTCTCGCACTCGGCGCCGTCAGCCGAGCGCCGCTGGCCGAGCCGTCGTACGGAATATTCCGGATGTAA
- a CDS encoding TetR/AcrR family transcriptional regulator, whose amino-acid sequence MSRAQTTAGGVPQATPSDGGRSGPARAGGAETPGAADVRADSVSARTRQKAERTDRLLLEAARLFARHGFRGVSLEEIASAVGISGPALYRHFSNKQAILAAVLEDVSQRLVGGARLRVAAAPTPKEALEALVDFHADFALGETDRIRVHNRDLGTLDEDSSGAVRRAQREYVELWVDQLLALEPESTREQARLKVQAAIGLLNSTPHSVRHGDPAEVKPVLVRMTLAALMA is encoded by the coding sequence GTGTCCAGAGCCCAGACCACCGCCGGTGGTGTGCCCCAGGCAACACCCTCCGATGGTGGTCGGTCGGGGCCAGCGCGAGCGGGCGGGGCGGAAACGCCAGGAGCCGCCGATGTCCGCGCCGACAGCGTCAGCGCGCGCACCAGGCAGAAGGCCGAGCGCACCGATCGGCTCCTCCTCGAGGCCGCCCGGCTCTTCGCCCGGCACGGCTTCCGCGGCGTCTCCCTCGAGGAGATCGCCTCCGCGGTCGGCATCAGCGGCCCGGCGCTCTACCGGCACTTCTCCAACAAGCAGGCGATCCTGGCCGCCGTCCTCGAGGACGTCTCCCAGCGCTTGGTCGGTGGCGCTCGGTTGCGGGTGGCGGCGGCGCCCACCCCCAAGGAGGCGCTGGAGGCGCTCGTCGACTTCCACGCGGACTTCGCGCTCGGCGAGACCGACCGGATCCGGGTGCACAACCGCGATCTGGGGACCCTCGATGAGGACTCATCGGGCGCCGTACGCCGTGCGCAGCGCGAGTACGTCGAGCTGTGGGTCGACCAACTGCTCGCTCTGGAGCCGGAGTCCACCCGAGAGCAGGCTCGGCTCAAGGTGCAGGCGGCGATCGGGTTGCTGAACTCCACCCCGCACAGCGTGCGACATGGTGACCCGGCCGAGGTGAAACCCGTGCTGGTGCGGATGACCCTCGCCGCCCTCATGGCCTGA
- a CDS encoding YihY/virulence factor BrkB family protein — protein sequence MTSDPALPAGDDATVADSEGRPEGSEPGTRRFRRNPVRPTTSDPGRTRWHDPERGPDPTEDGPVRKRWRKVLGRTASKAWDDSLFGMSSQAAFWCALSTAPMLLALLGLIGPLMRTFNPSAIPQIREQIDRFLLSVFNEEIAENLIGSMIDQILNNQGSVVSIGLLISLWAGSSAMAAFVEAITSAYNQHEVRHPVKERFFALGLYLGALLAGIVMLPLLAIGPRYLVGLFPDDLQDDVSLVIQISYFPALLIALILLVATLYKVAPQHRHPWKRGLPGALLAGVLFLILSIGLRLYLEYVYSHGLTYGALATPITFLLFYYFASMAIVIGAQFNNALLEYHPPRKVSGRLVPLPLDGAGPTRAVGGPEPDDGLPEDHDAAGAHRPMRPLRGRRHQPE from the coding sequence GTGACCAGCGATCCGGCCCTTCCCGCAGGTGACGACGCCACCGTGGCGGACTCCGAGGGCCGGCCCGAGGGGAGCGAGCCCGGCACCCGCCGGTTCCGGCGCAACCCGGTGCGCCCGACGACGTCCGACCCGGGTCGCACTCGCTGGCACGATCCCGAGCGCGGTCCGGACCCGACCGAGGACGGCCCGGTACGCAAGAGGTGGCGCAAGGTTCTCGGTCGGACGGCCTCCAAGGCATGGGACGACTCGCTGTTCGGCATGAGCTCGCAGGCGGCCTTCTGGTGCGCGCTGTCGACCGCGCCAATGCTGCTCGCCCTGCTGGGACTCATCGGCCCGCTGATGCGTACCTTCAACCCCAGCGCGATCCCGCAGATCAGAGAGCAGATCGATCGCTTCCTGCTGAGCGTGTTCAACGAGGAGATCGCCGAGAACCTGATCGGCAGCATGATCGACCAGATCCTCAACAACCAGGGCAGCGTGGTCTCGATCGGTCTGCTGATCAGCCTCTGGGCCGGCTCATCGGCGATGGCGGCGTTCGTCGAGGCGATCACGAGCGCCTACAACCAGCACGAGGTACGCCACCCGGTCAAGGAACGCTTCTTCGCACTCGGGCTTTATCTCGGCGCCCTGCTCGCGGGCATCGTGATGCTGCCGCTGCTGGCGATCGGCCCCCGGTACCTCGTCGGTCTGTTTCCCGACGACCTGCAGGACGACGTGTCGCTGGTGATCCAGATCAGCTACTTCCCGGCGCTGCTGATCGCCCTCATCCTGCTCGTCGCGACGCTCTACAAGGTCGCGCCTCAGCACCGTCACCCATGGAAGCGGGGCCTTCCTGGAGCGCTGCTCGCCGGCGTCCTGTTCCTGATCCTGTCGATCGGCCTGCGCCTCTACCTGGAGTACGTCTACTCACACGGACTGACCTACGGTGCGCTGGCGACCCCCATCACCTTCCTGCTGTTCTACTACTTCGCCTCAATGGCGATCGTCATCGGCGCGCAGTTCAACAACGCGCTGCTCGAGTACCACCCGCCGCGGAAGGTCTCCGGCCGGCTCGTGCCGCTGCCGCTGGACGGCGCGGGCCCGACACGAGCGGTGGGCGGCCCGGAGCCTGACGACGGGCTACCCGAGGACCATGACGCAGCCGGAGCCCACCGGCCCATGCGGCCCCTGCGAGGACGCCGGCACCAACCGGAGTGA